A window of the Equus asinus isolate D_3611 breed Donkey chromosome 20, EquAss-T2T_v2, whole genome shotgun sequence genome harbors these coding sequences:
- the LOC106843937 gene encoding olfactory receptor 5P4: protein METENHTTVTELIILGLTDNPTLRAIFFVIFLGVYIVTIVGNISIIILIQSSPQLRTPMYLFLSHLAFVDIGYSTSVTPIMLMSFLRERTTIPVTGCIAQLGSDVTFGTTECFLLATMAYDRYVAICSPLLYSTQMSPMVCFLLLGASYLGGCMNASSFTGCLMNLSFCGPNKINHFFCDLFPLLKLSCGHVYIAEISPAISSASVLISTLFTIIVSYSYILHSILNMRSTEGRKKAFSTCTSHLTAVTLFYGTVLFVYVMPKSSYSADQVKVASVIYTVVVPMLNPLIYSLRNKEVKEAMRKLMSRTRCFS from the coding sequence ATGGAGACTGAAAACCATACAACAGTGACAGAGCTCATTATTCTGGGACTAACAGATAATCCCACACTGCGTGCCAtcttctttgtgatttttctagGAGTTTATATAGTTACCATAGTGGGAAATATTAGCATAATCATTTTAATCCAAAGCAGCCCACAACTTCGCACCCCAATGTACCTTTTTCTCAGCCATTTGGCCTTTGTGGACATTGGGTATTCCACATCAGTCACGCCAATCATGCTTATGAGTTTCTTAAGAGAAAGAACTACTATCCCTGTCACTGGCTGTATAGCCCAGCTTGGCTCTGATGTCACTTTTGGGACCACAGAGTGCTTCCTGCTGGCCACCATGGCctatgatcgctatgtggccatctgctcTCCCCTGCTCTACTCCACACAGATGTCCCCCATGGTCTGCTTCCTCCTACTGGGGGCCTCCTACCTGGGTGGATGCATGAATGCTTCATCTTTTACAGGCTGTTTGATGAATCTATCCTTCTGTGGACCAAATAAAATCAATCATTTTTTCTGTGACCTCTTCCCACTTTTGAAGCTTTCTTGTGGTCATGTTTATATTGCTGAAATCTCTCCTGCCATCTCCTCTGCCTCAGTCCTTATAAGCACACTGTTCACCATAATTGTGTCCTACAGCTACATCCTGCACTCAATCCTGAATATGCGATCAactgaagggaggaagaaggcttTCTCTACCTGCACGTCCCACCTCACAGCAGTCACTTTGTTTTACGGgacagttttgtttgtttatgtgatGCCCAAATCGAGCTATTCAGCTGATCAGGTCAAAGTGGCATCTGTGATCTACACAGTGGTGGTCCCCATGTtgaaccccctcatctacagtctgaggaacaaggaagtgaaagaagccatgaGAAAACTAATGTCTAGAACACGTTGTTTTTCCTAA